TCGCCGCCGTGGTCTACCACCCGTTCAAGACCGACCTCGCGGCGCTGCGCAGCGCGATCGCGCATCACGAGCGCCAGTCGGGCTGGGCGCCGACGCGCTGGTACGAGACCGCGGCCGAGGACGCCGGAACGGCGGCGACGCGCAGGGCGCTGACCGAGGGGGCGAGCGTCGTGCTCGCGAGCGGCGGCGACGGCACCGTGCGGGCGGTGGCCGAGGCGCTGAGGGGAACGGGGATCCCGCTCGCCATCGTGCCGCAGGGCACCGGCAACCTGCTCGCCCGCAACCTGGGCATGCCACTCGGCCGACCCGACGAGGCGGTGCGCGCGGCGTTCTACGGGCGCGGGCGCCCCATCGATCTCGGAGTGCTGCGGATCGTGCGCGAGGACGAGAGCGAGGACGAGCACGTGTTCCTCGTGCTCACCGGTATGGGACTCGACGCCCGGGCGATCTCGGCCACCCGGGCGACGCTGAAGAAGCGCCTGGGCTGGCTCGCCTACGTGGACGCGGGCGTGCGCACCATGCTCAAGGACCGTCCGCTGCAGATCCACTACTCGGTCGACCGCTCGCCCGTGAAATCGCTGTCGGTCTACACCGTGATGATCGGCAACTGCGGCCTGATGCCCGGCGGGGTGCTGCTCATCCCCGACGCGAAGCTCGACGACGGCAAGCTCGACGTGGTGGCGCTGCGACCGCTCGGTCCCTTCTCGTGGCTGCGCATCTGGAACAAGATCGGCTGGGAGAACGGGGTGCTGCGCAAGACGAAGGCCGGGCGGCGCATCATCGACCTCGTCAACGACACGAAGAGCGTCAACTACCTGCGCGCCACCCGCTACGCGCTGTCGGTGCCGCGGCCCGAGCCGGTGCAGCTCGACGGCGACGACTTCGGCCTCGCACTCGCGGTGAACGGCACCGTCGATCCCGGCGCCCTGACGGTGCGCGTGCTGCCGGAGTGGAACGCCCCCGTCTGATCCGCCCGCGGCGCGGGATCGCGCTGAGGTGGGGGCCGGATCCGCTCGCCTGCGGCGGGACCGCTGCGACCGGCCCGTGCCGTCGGGCGCGGCCCCCGATCCCGCGCGGCGTCGGCGTCGAGCGCGGGTCTACGCGTCCTCACCCGAGCGGATCTTGCTCAGCCAGTCGCGCGCGTCGCGGAAGGTCTCGTCGTCGTGGGCGTCGCGGATGGACGCGACGACGCGGTCGGCGCGCGGGTACGAGCCGAGGAAGACGACGCGGGGGCTGAACCGCTTCACCCCGAGCAGGGCATCGGCCACCCGCTCGTCCGCCACGTGCCCCTCGGCGTCGATCACGAAGCGGTAGCGCCCCATGCGGTCGCCGATGGGACGCGAGGCGAGCAGCGTCAGGTTCACGCCGCGCGTGGAGAACTGCTCGAGCAGCTCGAGCAGCGCACCGGCGCGATCCTCGGGCAGCTCGACGATGAGGCTGGTCTTGTCGGCCCCGGTCGGCTCGCCGACCGGCTGAGTGCGGCTGACGAGCACGAAGCGGGTGACGGCGTCGGGGTTCTCGGCGATGCCTTCGGCGAGCACCTCCACGTCGTAGTGCTCCTCGATGCCGGGGGGCGCGATGGCCGCGTCGATGCCCTTCTCGGGGTCGAAGAGGTCGCGCGCGGCCTGCACGTTCGACGTCGCGGGCAGGTGGCGATGCCTCGGCACCTGGTCGTCGAGCCAGGCGCGGCACTGACCGTAGGCGACGGGGTGCCCCGAGACGACCGCGATGTCCTCGAGACCGGTGCCCGGGCGGGCGACGAGCACGAAGCGCACGGGCACGAGGTACTCGCCGATGATGCGCAGGCCCGGGATGGTCGCGAGGGCGTCCTGCGCGACCGTCACACCGCCGTCGATCGAGTTCTCGATCGCGATCATGGCGGCGTCGCTGTAGCCGGTGACGACGTCGTTCAGCGCCTCGCCGAGGTTCGCGACGGGGTTCCACTGCTGGCCGACGGCCTCGGGCACCTGCTTGAGCGCCGCCTCGGTGAAGGTTCCCACCGGCCCCAGGTAGGAGTAGCGGCGGGCGGGGGCGGGGCTCTGCGACATGCTCACCAGATTACCGCTCGTGCGGCGCGAGCACGCGCTGCGCCGAGCGGGCGGGGAGGAGCGCCGAGGGCGCGCGGCATCCGACCGAGGCCGGGGCCGTGCCGTGCACCGCGCGGAAGGCCCGCGAGAATGCGGGGAGGTGCGCGTATCCGAGCTCCCGCGACACCTCGGTCGCCGTCTCCCCGAGGCCGAGGCGATTGCGGGCCCGAGTCATCCGCACCATCCGCGACCACGCGGCCGGTGTCTCGCCGCTGCGCTCGCGCACGATCCTGCGCAGGTCCCGCTCGCCGCGCCCCAGTCGGCGCCCGGCTTCCTCGATGGTGAGGTGAGGCTCGAGGGCGATGAGGCTCGCGAGCGCGGCGAGCCCCGTGTCGTCGTCGCCGACGTCGGCACGCGTCGACCCCCGCAGCACCGCGTCGAATCCTCGTGAGGGGTCGGCGCCGCCTCCGCCCGTGCCGGTGTATGCGGCGAGCATGGCGGACACCATGTGCCAAGAGTCGATGCCGCCCACCTGGGCGGGGGCGAGCGGCGCTCCGATCGCCCCGGTGCGCCCCGAGCGGAATCCGACGGGGAGCAGCAGCGATCCCGGCTCGATGCCGATGTCGTTGCGCACCCCCGCGGGCAGCACGACGGCCTCTCCGGCGCGGAGGCGCAGCTCTCGGCCGCCGACCGCGATCGCGGCGGAGCCGACGGCCACCCAGACCGCGACGTGCCCGCCGTTCACGCGGGCCCAGGTACGGTGCGTGCGGCGACGCCACGCCGAGGAGACGACGAGCTCGGCCGCGGGCTCCTCGGCGTCCGGGGAGCGCCGCCACCGCCCGGGGGTCGTCCCCACGACCTCGGCGAAGCCGCGCACGAACGCCGCGCTGCTGTGGTACCCGACACGGTGGGCCACCCATTCGATGTCGCGTCCCTCGGCGAGCAGCTCCGCTGCCGTCCAGGCCCGTGCGCGGCGCACCCACGCGCTCAGCGTGAGCCCCGTCTCGGCAGCGAAGCGGCGCTGCGCGGTGCGCACGCTCCAGCCGGTAACGGCGGCCTCGACCGCGCTCGCGAGATCGAGGTGGGGGTCGTCGGCGAGCATCTCGGCGAGGTCCTGGAGTTCGGGTGAGGCGGGAGCGGGCGGAGCGGAGAGGCCGTGGCCGGCGCGGCTCCGCGTCGCGGTCCGCACCCGCACGCCCGGCTCGGAGGGGGCCGCGTCCTCGTGCGCCGCATCCAGGTGGCCGAGCGCGCGTGAGAACTCATGGAGGAGGCCGGGGAGGTGAGCCGGATCCACTCTGACGCTCGCGGGCCTCACGGGCCCGGTCGATGCGGCGGGCACGGGGATGACGATCGCCTCCGACGAGGCGCGCACCTCGACCGTCGCTCCGGCGGGTGCCCAGAGCGCGGTCCCGCTCTGGATCAGGTGGCGGTCGCCGTCCGCAATGATCCTCGCCGAACCGCGCACGACGGCGTAGAGCAGGGGCTCCGGAAGCCGAGTGGCTCGGGGTGGTAACACGGTGTCGTCCTCAATCAACAGACGTTAGCAAGGGTTGGCTAACTTGATAGTACCGCGCGGTGATCCGACCGCGCCCAGAACCCCACACCGCCCGGAGGTCCCCGCATGGCGAGACACCTGTCTGCCCTCATCGTCGCCGCTGCCGTCGCAGCCCTGCTCACCGGATGCAGCGCACCCGGTGCGGCCACCCCCGCATCCGACACCGCCACGGGCTCGGCCGACGCCGCGGGCTGGCCCCGCTCCGTCGAGCACGAGCTCGGCACCACCGAGATCCCCGAGAAGCCGCTGCGCATCGTCTCCACCTCGCCCTCGATCACCGGAAGCCTGCTGGCGATCGACGCCCCGCTCATCGCATCCGGGGCGGCGACCGTGACCCCGCTCACCGACGACCAGGGCTTCTTCACCCAGTGGGCGGAGACCGCCGAGGAGCGCGGCGTCGAGGTCGCCTACAAGAACCTCACCCTCGACGTCGACGCCGTCGACGCGTTCGAGCCCGACCTCATCATCGGCTCGTCGAACGGCGGCGACGCCACGGGCGACGCCTACGAGCAGCTCTCGGAGATCGCACCCACCGTGATGCTCGACTACAGCAGCATCACCTGGCAGGAGCTCACCACCGAGCTCGGCGAGATCACGGGCATGGAAGCGGAGGCCGCCGAGCGCATCGCCGAGTACGACGACTGGGTCGCCGAGCAGGCGAAGCAGATCTCGCTGCCGGAGCAGCCCGTCACCGCCCTCGTCTACATGGGGGCCGACGGCTCGTGGGCCTTCACCGCCGACAGCCCCCAGGCCGAGCTCCTCACATCGCTCGGGTTCACCTACGAGCCGGTCGCGGCCGAGTACCGCGCCGACGACCAGAGCGGTCGAGGCGTCGACGTGCTCACCAGCGAGAACTCCGCGGCGGGCCTCGCCGGGGCCGAGACCATTCTCACGGTCGCCATGGGCGGCGGCGACCCGGTCGCCGACTTCACCGGGGATCCCCTGCTCGCCAATCAGCCCGCCGTCGCGAACGACCGCGTCTTCTCCCTCGGCACCCAGTCGTTCCGCCTCGACTACTACAGCGCCAAGCTGACCGTCGAGCTGCTCGTCGACACCTTCGCGGGCTGAGCCGATGACCCTGACGGTTCGAGCCGAGAGCGGGGCGGCGCGCGAGCGCCGCCCCGCTCCGGTCCGCCGCACCGCGGCGCTGATCGCCGTCGCGGGGATCGCGCTCGCGGTCTCGGCGGTGCTCGGCCTGGGACTCGGCTCGAACCGGATCGATCCCGCGACGGTGGTCGCGGCGCTGACGGCGTACGACCCCTCCGACGACGCCCACCTCGTCGTCGTGCAGTCGAGACTGCCCCGAGTCGTGCTCGGGATCATCGTCGGCGCGGCCCTCGGCCTCGCCGGCGCGCTCATGCAGTCGGTCACCCGCAACCCGCTGGCCGACCCCGGGATCCTCGGCGTCAACGCGGGAGCGTCACTGCTCGTGACCATCGCCATCGCCTATCTCGGTGTGACGGGCATCGGCGGGTACATCTGGTTCGCGTTCCTCGGAGCGGCCGCCGCCGCGGTGGTGGTCTACCTCCTCGGATCGGCTCGGCGCAGCGCAGCGACCCCCGTGCGGATCGCACTCGCGGGCACCGCCGTGAGCATCGTGCTCGGCGCCGTCACCCAGATGATCCTGATCAGCAACGAGACCTCCTTCAACACCTACCGGTACTGGGTGGTCGGCTCGCTCCAGGGGCGCGGGGCCGAGGTCATCCTCACCGTGCTGCCCTTCATCGCGGTCGGCATCCTCGCC
The genomic region above belongs to Leucobacter muris and contains:
- a CDS encoding diacylglycerol/lipid kinase family protein codes for the protein MSQTPARSLPVAAVVYHPFKTDLAALRSAIAHHERQSGWAPTRWYETAAEDAGTAATRRALTEGASVVLASGGDGTVRAVAEALRGTGIPLAIVPQGTGNLLARNLGMPLGRPDEAVRAAFYGRGRPIDLGVLRIVREDESEDEHVFLVLTGMGLDARAISATRATLKKRLGWLAYVDAGVRTMLKDRPLQIHYSVDRSPVKSLSVYTVMIGNCGLMPGGVLLIPDAKLDDGKLDVVALRPLGPFSWLRIWNKIGWENGVLRKTKAGRRIIDLVNDTKSVNYLRATRYALSVPRPEPVQLDGDDFGLALAVNGTVDPGALTVRVLPEWNAPV
- the pheA gene encoding prephenate dehydratase, whose product is MSQSPAPARRYSYLGPVGTFTEAALKQVPEAVGQQWNPVANLGEALNDVVTGYSDAAMIAIENSIDGGVTVAQDALATIPGLRIIGEYLVPVRFVLVARPGTGLEDIAVVSGHPVAYGQCRAWLDDQVPRHRHLPATSNVQAARDLFDPEKGIDAAIAPPGIEEHYDVEVLAEGIAENPDAVTRFVLVSRTQPVGEPTGADKTSLIVELPEDRAGALLELLEQFSTRGVNLTLLASRPIGDRMGRYRFVIDAEGHVADERVADALLGVKRFSPRVVFLGSYPRADRVVASIRDAHDDETFRDARDWLSKIRSGEDA
- a CDS encoding AraC family transcriptional regulator, which encodes MLPPRATRLPEPLLYAVVRGSARIIADGDRHLIQSGTALWAPAGATVEVRASSEAIVIPVPAASTGPVRPASVRVDPAHLPGLLHEFSRALGHLDAAHEDAAPSEPGVRVRTATRSRAGHGLSAPPAPASPELQDLAEMLADDPHLDLASAVEAAVTGWSVRTAQRRFAAETGLTLSAWVRRARAWTAAELLAEGRDIEWVAHRVGYHSSAAFVRGFAEVVGTTPGRWRRSPDAEEPAAELVVSSAWRRRTHRTWARVNGGHVAVWVAVGSAAIAVGGRELRLRAGEAVVLPAGVRNDIGIEPGSLLLPVGFRSGRTGAIGAPLAPAQVGGIDSWHMVSAMLAAYTGTGGGGADPSRGFDAVLRGSTRADVGDDDTGLAALASLIALEPHLTIEEAGRRLGRGERDLRRIVRERSGETPAAWSRMVRMTRARNRLGLGETATEVSRELGYAHLPAFSRAFRAVHGTAPASVGCRAPSALLPARSAQRVLAPHER
- the fepB gene encoding Fe2+-enterobactin ABC transporter substrate-binding protein, translating into MARHLSALIVAAAVAALLTGCSAPGAATPASDTATGSADAAGWPRSVEHELGTTEIPEKPLRIVSTSPSITGSLLAIDAPLIASGAATVTPLTDDQGFFTQWAETAEERGVEVAYKNLTLDVDAVDAFEPDLIIGSSNGGDATGDAYEQLSEIAPTVMLDYSSITWQELTTELGEITGMEAEAAERIAEYDDWVAEQAKQISLPEQPVTALVYMGADGSWAFTADSPQAELLTSLGFTYEPVAAEYRADDQSGRGVDVLTSENSAAGLAGAETILTVAMGGGDPVADFTGDPLLANQPAVANDRVFSLGTQSFRLDYYSAKLTVELLVDTFAG
- a CDS encoding FecCD family ABC transporter permease; protein product: MTLTVRAESGAARERRPAPVRRTAALIAVAGIALAVSAVLGLGLGSNRIDPATVVAALTAYDPSDDAHLVVVQSRLPRVVLGIIVGAALGLAGALMQSVTRNPLADPGILGVNAGASLLVTIAIAYLGVTGIGGYIWFAFLGAAAAAVVVYLLGSARRSAATPVRIALAGTAVSIVLGAVTQMILISNETSFNTYRYWVVGSLQGRGAEVILTVLPFIAVGILAALVLIGPLNAISLGDETAAALGTRVAAGRAGTALAVVLLAGSATAAAGPIGFISLGAAHISRHFTGNEHRRLIPAATLVGAALLVAADTAGRAIVAPSELQTGIAAALFGGPLFIALVRSRRVASL